The following proteins are encoded in a genomic region of Candidatus Aenigmatarchaeota archaeon:
- a CDS encoding nucleotidyltransferase family protein: VKTLEEIKTILEKLKPELKQKYKIKEIGVFGSYVKGEQRKKSDLDILVEFYEKPDLFTYIEIEDFLSKKLKVKVDLVMKSALKPYIGKIILEEVEYI; the protein is encoded by the coding sequence GTAAAAACCTTAGAAGAAATAAAAACTATTTTAGAAAAACTTAAACCTGAACTGAAGCAAAAATATAAGATTAAGGAGATAGGAGTTTTTGGCTCGTATGTTAAAGGCGAACAAAGGAAGAAAAGTGATTTAGATATTCTTGTTGAGTTTTACGAGAAACCAGATCTCTTCACTTACATTGAAATTGAGGATTTTTTATCTAAGAAGTTAAAAGTTAAAGTAGACCTTGTTATGAAATCAGCACTTAAACCTTATATTGGTAAAATTATCTTGGAAGAGGTTGAATATATATGA